The following proteins come from a genomic window of Sorghum bicolor cultivar BTx623 chromosome 3, Sorghum_bicolor_NCBIv3, whole genome shotgun sequence:
- the LOC8054631 gene encoding putative serpin-Z12, whose amino-acid sequence MSSCHPTGSRNTSSSWRQDDHAAPTHDGTDDGHSPQPFPAPSVTAAIARYLASQPTQHISQQPSPPRWHKHNYTPLQQWPPHRAAPAGPWQWASSTFAPPNVTVVVPAGETPAPGGACVAGDDDATGCLRLARCVGRKAAGEGRNFMLSPLSLHAALALVAAGANGETQAELLRFLGSASLDELRRAAVTRLVVAALRGIPQTSFACGVWVDRRCPLREEFADVAGAVYAAVAESVDFVSQAEEARQRINDFVNVKDATKGLIGAVLPPGSVGPSTVAVLANALYFKGSWAQPFDTSRTFDAPFHLPGGATVRAPFMTTSSRFEQHYVAVFPGFRALKLPYSCKSGDQWHQAAYFYMLLLLPDDDHGLGDVYDKAVSTPGFIRKHTPVGKVPVGRLMVPKFKFTFDFEAREEMQRLGVIRAFGGGDFSGMFAGGGGGAFVAGVYHKATVEVDEEGTVAAAATAVSFCLSGSAIPPVDFVADRPFLFAVVEERSSAVLFFGHVVNPIAE is encoded by the exons ATGAGCTCGTGCCACCCGACTGGCTCGCGAAACACCAGCTCGTCGTGGCGCCAAGACGACCACGCCGCTCCGACGCACGACGGCACCGACGATGGCCATTCTCCACAGCCGTTTCCCGCTCCAAGCGTCACAGCAGCCATTGCGAGGTACCTTGCCTCCCAGCCGACCCAGCACATCTCCCAGCAGCCATCTCCTCCTCGCTGGCACAAGCACAACTACACGCCGCTGCAACAATGGCCGCCGCACCGTGCTGCGCCGGCCGGCCCCTGGCAGTGGGCGTCCAGTACGTTTGCGCCGCCGAACGTGACGGTCGTCGTCCCAGCAGGCGAGACCCCTGCGCCCGGCGGCGCGTGTGTGGCGGGCGACGACGACGCGACCGGCTGCCTGCGCTTGGCGAGGTGCGTCGGGCGCAAGGCAGCCGGCGAGGGACGCAACTTCATGCTCTCGCCGCTGTCGCTCCACGCGGCGCTCGCGCTGGTGGCCGCGGGCGCGAACGGCGAGACGCAGGCGGAGCTGCTGCGCTTCCTAGGGTCGGCGTCACTCGACGAGCTGCGGCGCGCCGCGGTGACGAGGCTGGTCGTCGCCGCGCTGCGCGGCATCCCGCAGACGTCCTTCGCGTGCGGCGTCTGGGTGGACCGGCGGTGCCCGCTCAGGGAGGAGTTCGCGGACGTCGCCGGTGCCGTCTACGCCGCCGTCGCGGAATCCGTGGACTTCGTGTCACAG GCCGAGGAGGCGAGGCAGCGCATCAACGACTTCGTGAACGTGAAGGACGCGACGAAAGGGCTCATCGGCGCCGTCCTCCCTCCCGGATCCGTCGGCCCGTCCACGGTGGCCGTGCTTGCCAACGCTCTCTACTTCAAGGGGTCATGGGCTCAGCCGTTCGACACGTCAAGGACCTTCGACGCGCCGTTCCATCTCCCCGGCGGCGCCACCGTGCGCGCGCCGTTCATGACGACGAGCAGCAGGTTTGAGCAGCACTACGTCGCCGTGTTCCCTGGTTTCAGGGCCCTCAAGCTGCCCTACAGCTGCAAGAGCGGCGACCAGTGGCACCAGGCCGCGTACTTCTACATGCTCCTGCTCCTCCCAGACGACGACCACGGCCTCGGAGATGTCTACGACAAGGCCGTCTCGACGCCGGGGTTCATCAGGAAGCACACGCCAGTGGGCAAGGTCCCGGTCGGGCGGCTCATGGTCCCAAAGTTCAAGTTCACGTTCGATTTCGAGGCGCGCGAGGAGATGCAGAGGCTGGGTGTCATCAGAGCCTTTGGAGGTGGCGACTTCTCCGGAATGTTCGCCGGCGGAGGAGGTGGGGCTTTCGTCGCGGGAGTGTACCATAAGGCCACCGTCGAGGTGGACGAGGAGGGCACAGTGGCAGCCGCGGCCACGGCCGTGTCCTTTTGCTTGAGCGGGAGCGCCATCCCGCCGGTGGATTTCGTGGCGGACCGGCCCTTCTTGTTCGCCGTCGTGGAGGAGAGGAGCAGCGCCGTGCTCTTCTTTGGCCATGTGGTGAATCCAATAGCGGAGTGA
- the LOC8054632 gene encoding putative serpin-Z12, producing MSTPRRGGQHHGDERAGTRAGAASRDNGGQGAGDLSFGSTAGPWIAFDPPHPWAPPEHARAPVFAQQAPVDPFPWSTPTSFANPFHGPSTLNVPWGPPGEVPFAGFPAAGPAAPEPEWRHRRQDVFAGIGRRSVPAVVTDPDLDGADGGASCLPLARQAGVRAAARNNFIVSPLSFHAALALVAAGARGETQRELLGFLGSAESLSELHGAAATALVARLNDLPQTSFACGVWVDRRRALTPEFRDAAASRYAAVADSVDFASEPEAARRRVNAFVGEATRGLIGDVLPPGSVNSSTVLVLANAIYFKGTWARRFDRSRTFAAPFHLPGGATVRAPFMTTSPLSEDQQVAVFPGFKALKLPYKNDGGAAWFYMLLLLPDGEALTLSDLYDKAVSTPGFIRRHTPVDGVPVRRFMVPKFKFTFEFEASGDIQKLGVMRAFEGGDFSGMVSGGNGLFISGVYHKATVEVDEAGTVAAAATAVCMQQCARMGPPPVDFVADRPFLFAIVEERSGAVLFLGHVVNPLVG from the coding sequence ATGAGCACACCGCGTCGCGGCGGCCAGCACCACGGCGACGAGCGCGCCGGGACACGAGCAGGGGCAGCCTCCCGAGACAACGGCGGACAAGGCGCGGGCGACCTGAGCTTCGGGTCCACGGCGGGGCCGTGGATCGCCTTCGACCCGCCGCACCCTTGGGCGCCGCCCGAGCACGCGCGCGCTCCCGTCTTCGCGCAGCAGGCACCTGTTGATCCGTTCCCGTGGAGCACGCCCACGTCGTTCGCGAACCCATTTCATGGTCCATCGACGTTGAACGTGCCGTGGGGACCGCCCGGCGAGGTGCCCTTCGCCGGCTTCCCCGCCGCCGGGCCAGCGGCTCCGGAACCGGAATGGCGACACCGGCGACAGGATGTGTTCGCTGGCATCGGCCGCCGTTCTGTCCCCGCGGTGGTGACGGACCCGGACCTCGACGGCGCGGACGGCGGCGCGTCGTGCCTGCCGCTCGCGAGGCAGGCCGGCGTGCGTGCGGCGGCGCGCAACAACTTCATCGTCTCGCCGCTGTCGTTCCACGCGGCGCTCGCGCTGGTGGCCGCGGGCGCACGGGGCGAGACGCAGCGGGAGCTCCTGGGCTTCCTGGGCTCCGCCGAGTCGCTGAGCGAGCTGCACGGCGCCGCGGCGACGGCGCTGGTCGCCAGGCTCAACGACCTCCCGCAGACGTCCTTCGCCTGCGGCGTCTGGGTGGACCGGCGCCGGGCGCTCACGCCGGAGTTCAGGGACGCCGCCGCGTCGCGCTACGCGGCGGTCGCGGACTCCGTCGACTTCGCCTCGGAGCCCGAGGCGGCGAGGCGGCGAGTCAACGCCTTCGTGGGCGAAGCGACGAGAGGGCTCATCGGCGACGTCCTGCCTCCCGGCTCCGTCAACTCGTCCACGGTGCTCGTCCTCGCCAACGCTATCTACTTCAAGGGGACGTGGGCTCGGCGGTTCGATCGGTCGAGAACCTTCGCCGCGCCGTTCCATCTCCCCGGCGGCGCCACCGTGCGCGCGCCGTTCATGACCACGAGCCCGCTTTCCGAGGATCAGCAGGTCGCCGTGTTCCCCGGCTTCAAGGCGCTCAAGCTGCCCTACAAGAACGACGGCGGCGCCGCGTGGTTCTACATGCTTCTACTCCTCCCCGACGGTGAGGCTCTAACCCTCAGCGATCTCTACGATAAGGCCGTCTCGACGCCGGGATTCATCAGGAGGCACACGCCGGTGGACGGGGTCCCGGTCCGGCGGTTCATGGTGCCAAAGTTCAAGTTCACGTTCGAGTTTGAGGCGTCCGGCGATATCCAGAAGCTGGGAGTCATGCGAGCCTTTGAAGGCGGCGACTTCTCCGGCATGGTGTCCGGTGGAAACGGGCTCTTCATCTCAGGAGTGTACCACAAGGCCACCGTAGAGGTGGACGAGGCCGGCACCGTGGCCGCCGCGGCCACGGCCGTGTGCAT